The Gemmatimonadales bacterium genome includes the window AACCTCGTCCACCCGCGCCTGCTCATAGGACTGAGTAAGAGATTGGTAAAGCTGCTGGTAGAGCTGCACCCGCCGCTGCAGGCGGTCGTGGACGACGCCGAGCAGAGGCGAGTCCTCGAACTGGCGGTTCTTGGCTAGGAACGTTGCCAGGGCCGATTCGGCCGCATCGAGGCTGTCCTTCGCATCCTGCTGGCGCGATTCGGCGAACGCACGCTCTGCCTTTGCGCGCGATTGGCGCCGCGTCGTGTTGAATTCGGTCAGGCTCCGCAGAACGCGGTCGGCCACCGCGTGCGAGAGCGCCGGAAAGCCGGTCACCACCGTGAACTCGACGGTGCCGGTGGCGTCGTCCGTCGTCACGGTCATGTGGTCGCGGAGCTTTCGGAGCGCCTTGTCCTCGCGGATCGCCGGCGTGTCGCCCTTCACGTCGAGTGCCTGCGTCAGCGTGCCGGACCGCCGCTCGTCATCGTCGGTCCATTGGTAGTGGTCGCGGAGCACGGGCGTAAGCACCGAGCGGGCGCGCAGCAGGCTCGCATAGAGCTCGGGCGAATCGGACTGCGCCTCCGCGGGCAGCGCGACACCGAACTGGGCAGCGAGCCCGGCAATATTGCCGAGACCGCCGAACGACCCCTCCGCCTGCTGCGGCATGATGATCGTTTTCGCCGTGAAATCCCGCGGCAGCAGGAGCAGAATCACGAGCGCGATGGCGGCCGACGCAGCCGCGACGAGCAGAATCTGGCGCCACTCCGCGCCGAGCACGCGCAGGGCATCCTGAAGCCGGATTTCTCCCTCGGGGCCGGCGGCGCGGGGCGCGCGCTCGGGCTCGGGGCGCGCGTCGCGCTTCGGGCCGGGGGCCCGCTCAGGCGGCGGTGGGGCCTTGCCGGTGATCAGATCGGATTCAGGCAAGGCGCCATCCATGCGCGCGGAAGAAGGTCACGGCCGATCTCGTGAAGAGGCACACATGCCACCAACCCTTCCTGGCGGCATTGCCGCCGTGGTGCACGATGCGCATGGCCGGCAGATAGGCCAGCGCGCCGTGCTGCCGCATTCTGAGACTCAGGTCGGAATCCTCGAAGTAGAGGAAGAATCGCGGGGAGAAGCCCCCCGCCGCAATGAACGCATCCGATCGGACGAGCAGGAAGCAGCCGCTCGCCAGGAAGTCGGCGCGCACCGGCGTGGCCGCGGCAAAGAGATGTCGCATCTCGTACTGGCCCAGCCGCGCGTCCCAGCGAGCCCGGACGCACCGTGGCGCAAAGCCCCGGAGTGCCAGCACGAGTACGCTCGGATACCGCTTGCAGAGATGGAGCGGCACCCCATGCGGACTCACGGCGCAGGGGGCGGCCAGCACGACGTCGGGATTCTCGCGAAGGAACCGGAGTCCCGCCGCGAGGGCGCCCTCCACCAACTCGACGTCCGGGTTGAGCACGAGGTGGTAGCGGCCGAGGCCGCGTTGGGCCGCGATGTTGTGTCCCCGGCCGTACCCCACGTTGCCATGCCCGCGCAGAAGCGTCCAGGCGAACCATGGAGCGGCGCGCAGCTCTTCCGCGAGAAGGGTGTCGAGCGCAACCGCAGGTGAACCGTTGTCCACCACCACGAGCTGCACCGACGCGACCTCCCGTGCGGCGACCGCGCGCTCGGCCTCGCGGCGGAACGTACGAAGCGTGGTGCGCAACTCGTCGGACGAAGGCCGGTAGACCACGACGCTCGCGCTGAGCGCGGGGGCGGCCCGCTCGTCGGGGGTACCCGCGCCGCTCACCCGTCGGCGCCCCGGGCGGGTGGTGGGCCTGCGACCAGAGATGCCCACTGGATTACGAGGCATCCGATGATCGTCATGCCGACGAAATTGATCATGAGCGGATTCGTAAGCGACGACGCGAGCACGGCAACCAGCGCGCCCGCAAACACGGCGGTGTCGAGCGGCTGCCGCCGCCCCGCGAGCGCCACAGCCGTCGCCATCAGGGCAATGAAAAACGACCAGAACACGAGCGAACCGATGAGCCCCAGCTTGGCGAGAAGCGCGGCCGGCGTGTACTCGTAGCTGAACGGCGCGTGCACGTCGCGCACGTGCTGCACGGCGTACGCGCCGTACCCGTTGCCGAAAATCGGGCTCTTGTCCCACAAATCGAGCAGGTACGGTAGCTGCCGCAGGCGCTCCGACACGCTCACGTCCTGGCTGTTGAACGCCGAAGTCAGCCGGATGGAAACCTGGTCCCAGCCCGCGGCGGCGGCGAGTGCCGTGATGCCGGCCGCACCGACCACCACCCGGCGCACGAGCCGCGCCGGCGCGGGAATGGTGCCGGCGAGGCGGGTCCGAAGCACGAGAAACGTGATCCCGCCAAGACCGGTCGCGAGCCAGAGCCCGCGGGAATAACTCACCAGCAATCCGGCGCTCAGGATGAGGGCGCGGAGCCCGCGCGCCCGCACCTCACCGCGCAGGCTGGGCAGCCAGAAGAGCGCGACCATCTCCCACAGCGTGCAGATCCAGAAGACCCGGTAGAACCCGTCGGGCATGTGCCCGATGTACATCGACTGGTAGCGATAGAGCCATCCCAGGCCAAATCGAATCACGAGCTGTGCGGCGGGCGCCAGGGTGCCGGCGGCCCAGATCACGACCTGCAACGTCGCGAGCACGGTCGCCCCGCCAATCACGATCCGCTGCATCGTGCGCACGGGCGCATCGCCCGCGTCGGTCGCGGCGATGAAGAATACGACCGGCACGAGCACCAGGATGGCGCGGATCTCGGCCAACGCCGTGAAGAGGTCCTCGCCGTGCACCGTCGGGATCGCGGTCGCCCACGCAAGATTGAAAGCGAGAAATCCGAGCACGGCGAGCAGCGCGCGCAGCACGCGGGGGCGAACCCGCCCCCGCCGCAGCGCGAGTAGCGTGAGGCTCAGGACCGTGGCGAAGAAGAGGATGTAGCGGGAGGGCGCGGCGCGGAGGCCCGCCGGGCCGCCCAGGATGGTTTCGACAACGAAGGCCGCGGGGAAGAACCAGAGCACGCGCCGGAGCGGCTGCGCTCGCGTCGCGGCACCGTGCGCGCGGACCGCCGGGGCCGTCGCCGTTTCTGCCGTCATGCGAGCGCCACGCGCCACCAGAAGAGCGCGCGCCGGCTCATGCCTTCGGGCCGCACGCCGAGCCCGGCCACGGTGGCGAGACGCCGGAGGCGGCCTCGCGGGCCGTCGAAGGCGCGCGCGTACTCCCGCACCAGCGCGCGCGCGTCCGCTCGTCCCGACCCCCGCTCGGTGAGGCGCGCCTCGAGCGCCGCGGCCTGTCGGATGCCGCCGCGAAAGATCGCAAGGCGAGCGCTCCACCAGTTTACCGCATCGCTGGCGGCGCGAACCGCCAGCCCCCACTGACCGGGTGCTCCGACGGTGTTCCGCCCGTGTTGCCGGTAGTCGACCAGGGCGTCGGGCTCGAACCTGAGCTCGCCGGCCGCTGCGGCACAGAGCGCGATCCACCAATCGTGCATCACGGCGGATTCGGGAAACGGCGCTGCCAGCAAGGCGAGCGGCCGGTTGAACGCGGCCGCGCACGCCGTCACGAAGTTCTGCGCCAGGAGCGTGCGCAGCGGATCGGCGGATGGTTGGCGAAGGCCCTGGTACCGGAGGAACGAGGGATGGCGGGGGCGCAACTCGGCATCCACGACGCGCAGATCCGAATGGACGAGGATGGGGGTCTCAGAGCCGAGCTCGCGCTCGGCGCCGGCAAGCGCCGCGAGCTGCCGGGCGACTTTGTCGCGGTGCCACACGTCGTCCTGGTCCGCGAGCAGAAAGCGGCGGCCGCCCAGCGCCACACCGCGTTCCAGCAGCACGCCGAAGCTGCCGGCCGGGCCGACGTTGCCGGGCACGTGGTCGGTCACGACGCGCACGCGAGAGTCCGCAGCCGCGGCCTCGGCGAGCAGTGACGGCGTGCCGTCGCGCGACCCGTCGTCACGGACGAGCAGGACCCAATCCGGCTCGGTCTGCGCCACGAGGCTGTCCAGTTGAGGCCGCAGGAACGCGGCGCCGTTGTACGTGCTGAGCAGGATGAGGTTCACGCTGCTCCGGTCCTCTTGCGGCTCATGGATCGATCACACGTCGTCCGGAGCGAGCTCCAGATCCCGGAGAAATCTCCTCCGCAGATACCGCTCCGTGAATTGCTCGGGAAGTCCATACGCGGGCTCGCGCTCGGCGCATGCGGCGAGAAAGGCGCTCAGCACGGGCGAGGAATGCTCGGGGCGAAGATAGTCGGTCAGAAACACCTGTGGTATTTGCCGGCAGAGCCGCCAGAGCGCGCCGGTCGGGCTCGCGGCTGCTAGGATCGGACGACCGGCGGGGATGTACTCGAAGAGCTTGCTCGGCACGGCGGACTCCGAGGCCGAAAGGAGCAGCAGTCCGCTCGCGCGGCGCAAACGGGCCAGGATCGCGGCCCGCGGCACGGGCGCATGGGTACGCACGCTCCAGCCCGCCTCCTCGAATCGCGGGCTCCAAGCCGCGATTTCCGTCACGTCCTCGCCGCTCAGATGACCGACGAGATCGATGCAGGCGGCCCGCCCGCCCTTGCGCGCGGCGAGCCAAAGCGGCTCCAGGAGCAGCCTGGGGTGCTGCGTGCTCCGCGACTGGGTAAACTGGCCGGCATAACAGAGCTCGAGCGTGTTCCGCTCGTCGGCGTGCGCCGCCGATTCGCCAGGGACAGCACCCGGGCCGTCCGGCGGGTACCCATTGGTGAGTAGCCCTACCTTGCCGACCGCGCCGGGATATCGTTGCGCCAACTGCTGCCGCCAGCCCTCCGAGGTCACGAAGATGCGATGCGCCTGCGAGATGATGCGGCGCTCGAGCCGGCGCTCCCGCCACCGGTGGAAGCGCGAGGTTTGCACGAGCGACCGGAGGGGTTCGTCGAGCCAGCCGTCGCGCAGATCGACGACGAGCTTGGCACCCACGCGCGCGGCGAGCGCGGCGGCTCCGACGTGCACCGACTCTGGCGGGCTCGACGCGATCACCCACCGCGCACCGGCCGCGTGCTCGAGGACAGTGGGGTGGCGGGCCGCGCGCCGCGCCCAGAGGATCAACGGATCGGGCGTCAGCACTGCCATTGCCGCGAGCCGGCGAAGGCGATTGGGCCGGCGGCGCCATGCCGGCAGAGGCGGGCCGCCCGGCTCGCGGTAGAGCGACACGGGGTCGCGCATCGAGATCTCCGTGCCCCACGGGGTCTGCTCGACGAAGTCGCGGGACGAGGCGCGCACGAGGACCACGTCCACGCCTTCGCCCTGAAGCCACCGCACGAAGCGCTCCACGCGATAGACCGCGACGTGCGACGGCAATCGCCAGAAAGGCGCGAGTACCACCGCCTTGCCGTTGGGCTGCATCATGCGCCGGGGGAGTCGGCTGCCGCATCGCAGAGCAGCCGTTCCAGTCGTTCGATCTGGCCGGCCAGGTCGAATGCGGCGATCCGCTCGCGGGCGGCCTGCCCCATCCGACACCTGAGCGCCGGGTCGGCCGCGAGCCGCAGCATGTGCGCGCCCATCGCCTGCCAATCACCCTCGTCGCACAGCAATCCGGACGACTCGTGCGCGACCTGCTCGGGAATGCTCGCGTGGCGCGTTGCGACGATGGGGAGACCACTCGCGGCTGCCTCGGCGATTGCGACCGGCCAGCCCTCCATGTCTCCGTTCGACGCCACCATCGAATGCTGCACGAAGACGTCGGCGGCCTCCATGGCCTCACGCACCCGTTGCGGCGGCTCGGAGCCGAGCATCGTGACGCGATTGGCCAGTCCGCCCTGGGCGGCGAGCTCCCGCACGGATGCGAAGAGCTCGCCGCCTCCGATGATGGTAAGATGCGCATCGGCGTCGGCGCGAGCCACGAGCTCGAACGCCCGGAGCGAAAGATCGGGGCGCTTCTTCTCGGTCAGGCGACCGACCATGAGAAATCGGCACGGACTGCGACCGCGCGCCATGGCGGGGAACTCTTCGAGGGGCACCCCATAGGGAATGCGCTCGATCCGATCCCGCTCCGCGCCGAGACGCGTCAGCGCGTCGCGCATGTATTCGGCCACGACCACGAAGCGAGTGACGCGTGGAATCGCAACGCGCAACGACCTGCGGTAGTGGGCGGAGCGCAGCATCGCGGAGAGGTCGACGCCGTGAAAGTGCACCACCAGCGGAATGCGTTCCGCCGCAGCCGCGGGCGCGATGCGTATGCCCGTCGGTCCGTACTGCGCGAGGATCACACTGGGGCGCCGCTGCCCGATCGCGGCGCGAAACCAGGCCATCTCGCCGCGCGTGCTGCCGGGGCGACCCAGCGCAAGGCTCAGGGCGCCGCGCACCCTCCGGCGCCATCGCCCCCCCGGAGGCGCAAACGGAGTCGGCACCTGAGTCACCTCGCACGGACCAGCGGGGAACTGCTCCGCGTCCCGCTCGTTCCAGGTGATGACGCGGACGCGGTGCCTGCGCATGCCGGTGGCCTGGCGGTAGAGCCATACCTCGCTCGCGGCGCCGAACTCGGGACACACGACCCACGCCACGGCTCCTGGCTCGGTGCCGCGCGTCGCAACGGCGCTACCGAGGCCGGGCAATCAGAAAATACCCGAAGGGAAACTGTGCGGCGGTCGAGGTCGACATCCAGCGTCCCGGCTTCGTGCGCACCCACCAGCCGGCAACCGCCTGCGCCGAACCCGCGAGGGAGGGGCCCGCGATCCGCATCCGCAGGAACAGCTTCGAGACGAGATCGACCAGCACCTCGGGCGCGCCGCCAATCGACTCGAGCGCGACCGCCTCCAGGCTGGCGTCGCCGAGCATCCGCTCGAGCGCAAAGCGCGTGTACCGATAATAGTCGTGCGGCTGCTCGTGGATCGGGTACATGAATGGCAGGTTCATCAGCAGCGTCCCCTCCGGGCGCAGCACGCGCCTGATCTCCTCAAGCGCCTGCTGAGGACGGTAGAGATGCTCCATCACGTCAGAGAAGATGATCGTGTCGAAGGATGCATCCGGGAACGGGATCGGCTCGTTCAAGTCGCAGAGTACGTCGGCATGACGCACGTCGTGCTCGGAATCCGCCCAATCCACGCAGGTAATTGTCCCGGCGAAGTGGCGATAGAGTCCGTAGAGCGGCGCCCGGCCACATCCCAGGTCCAGCACGTCGCCGCGGCAGTGGAGCGGGATCGCCGCCGTGTAGCGCGCCGCGATCGCGTCCACCATGAGGCGGGACCCGATGCTCACGATGCGCGGGTCCGCCGCGGCGCGGAGGCGGTCGTCGCGAATGACGTACTTGGTCGGGGTCCACGCGGCGGCACTCAGCATCGGCATGCCACGCGACGCGCTGTCGCGGCCCAGCTCAGGGGCGTGTCGATCACAGCTCGGCGGACGTTGGCGCGATCATCGCCCGCCCCGTGCCCGAGCCTCCCGGCAGGAATCGGCGAAGCTCCGCGTACAGCCCCGGCGTGAGCGCTCGGAGCGCGACGAGGTAAACCAGCACCGCCCCCGCGATCTGAATCGCGAGCACCGCGGCGTCGTTCCAGGGCACGAGCGAGCCGAGCAGGTACATCGGAAGCGTCGCCATGAGCGCGAGAGCCAGCGGAGTCGCGACGGCGCCCAGGTACTCCCGGCCGCAGTCGCCGGCAGTCGGCCGTACGAGCACCGGATATCCGAGCGCACCAAGAACGACCTGCGTCGCGAGGAGCATGACGGCAACGCCGAGCGCTCCCCCATAGCGCACGCCGACGACGAGCGCGGGCACGTTGAGCGCGAGGAGGAGCACGTTCCACCAGAACCCCAGATCCACCCGCCCGCGCGCGAGGAGCAGGCTGCCCTTCAAGTTGCCGATGCAGCGTCCGAGCCCGACGAGGGCGAGCACCTGCACGAGGGGGATGGCGGCGGCCCACTTGGCGCCAAACACGACGACGATGAACCACGGCGCCACTGCGGCGAGCCCGAGCAGGAGCGGCGCGTTGATGGCCGTGACCAGTTCAAGCATCTTCACGAATCCCCGCCGCAGCCGCACCGGCTCGTCCTGCACCCGACAGAAGAGTGGAAACGCCACCTTGGTCACGACCGGATTGATCCGGTTGACCGGCTGCGAGATCAGGTTGAGCGCGAAGCTGTAGAAGCCGAGCGCCTCGGCGCCGAGCATACTCCCCACGAGAAATTGGTCGAGCCGCTGGCCAATGTAGCTGATGGTCCGTTCGCCCATCTGGTAGAGGCCGAACCCGACCAATCCGCGCACGTCGGACCACCGGAAGTGCAACGCCGGGCGATGCAGGCGCAGTCCTTCCGATGCGACGAGCACCGCGCGCGCGACCGCGGTAACGAGCGTGCCGAGCACGAGCGCCCAGACGCCGAGGCCGCCCAGCGCCCCGGCGATCGCGGCGACGGCTCCGCTCGCCGCCCCAAACAGGTCCTGGCGGGCAAGAACGTCGAACCGGAGGTCCCGCTGCAGGATCGCCTCGAACTGTCTGCCGATCGGCTGGATCAGGAACACGATTCCCGTGACCTGCACCAGCGGCACGAGACGCGGCTCGTGGAACAGGGCGCTCGCCAGTGGAGCCGCGAGCCACAGGGCGCCGAATAGCAGCGCGCCAACCAGCATATTCAACCAGTAGAGCGACGAGAGCTGGGCGCGACTGAGGCCCTGGTGGTAGACGATGGCCGCGCTGATGCCGACGTCGGCGTACGCCTGCGTCAGCCCGAGCACGACCACCACCATGCCCATGAGTCCGAAGTCCTCCGGCCGGAGGACGCGCGCCACGACGACGAGTTGCAGCAGCTGTGCGATGATCTGGCCGCCGGCGGCGAAGGCGGTCCACCGGACACCTGATCTGGCTTCGGCGTGGAGGCTCACGCAATCGCCCGCATCACGACAAGGTCCTGCACCCCGATGTTGACCCGATCGACCACCTCGAAGAACTGCCCCCACCGGCGGACGATGTAATCCCAGCCATGGTACGTGTTCTGGTAGAAGTCGGGAAAAATTCGGTGCATCACGCCCGATCTCGCATGATAGAGGCCCGTCTTGTCCAGCTGGTTGCGCTGCACGCGAGGGAGCGCCTCGATCTCACGCTGCGCGTAGATCGAGAGCAGCACGTATGCGCGCGGGCGCGCCACGCGCGCGAGCTCGGCAAGCCATGCCGCGGCGAGGTCCTCGCTCAGGTGGGTGAAAACGGAAATGCTGAAGATGAGATCGAACGAGCCGGCGTCGAACGGCAGCGGCGGTCGCGGGCTTCCCACGAGGAAGTGGCCGAATCGGAGATGCCGCTCGTTCCAGCCGATGCATTCCCGATCGAGGTCCACGCCGGTGTAGGCAAGTTCGGGTCGATGCTTGCGAAACCAGAGCGCAGTGCGCCCGCAGCCGCATCCGAAGTCCAGCACGCGAGCGGCATCCTGTCCCCCGGGGCCGTGCGGGCACGCCGACGCCTCGATGGTGCGGTAGTGCCGCTCACCCTCCTTCAGGAAGGAGGGCAGATCGGGCGAGCCGTGGGTGCGATGGCGGAGATTCGGAGGCGGCGCCACATCGATGCCGTGCGCATCGAGGTATTCCGCGTCGTTCCGGGCGCTGCGGGCGTACGTCGCCGGCATGATGAGATCGTGGTACACCTTCCGCATCGCGAAGTACACGGGAAACGGAAGGATTGCCTTGATTGGGCGTTTGTAGGCGGCGACCAGGTTCATCGGATCTCCAATCCAGCGCCGAGCGACGGACGGCCCGATCCAGCCGGCCACCAGAGAATGTAACGCGACGCCGAAGGCCGCCCCATCCGGACCGCGCGCCGACCCGCGGCCACTGGCGCCTCGGAAGGGCGCTCACTATAATGTGAAATAATTCACAATCGCCGGGCCGCTGCTCCATCTGCCCGGCGTGGTTGTTTGCACCCTTGTGGAGGCCCTCATGGCGACTGTCGCTGCTCCCAGCTCCCCGCACAGCACCTACCCGGCTCACGAGGTCGCCAAGCTCTTTGCGCCGCCCGAGGCCGAGGTCCCGGCCTTGAAGCTCCGCCGCCTCCTCAAGGAGGCTCAGACCCGGAAGAGCTATATCCACACCGCTGGCGCGTACGACGCGTTCACCGCGGCCATCATGACCCGTCTCGGATTCAAGGCGCTCTATGGGAGCGGGTGGCAGCTCGCCGCGACCAAGAGCCTGTACCCCGACATCGGCATCTACTCGTCTCACCAGATGGTCGAGCTGGTGCTCGAGATGAAGAAGGGCATCGAGGGCGCGCGGAATACCTGCTGGTACGATTCGGAGGGCAAGGAGCTGATCGACGCGCCACCCGCGTTCGTCGACATGGAGGCCGGCTTCGGCGGCCCCACCCAGACGTTCACCCTCGCCACCGAGCTCATCCGGGTGGGCACCGCAGGCGTCCACCTCGAGAACCAGGACCCGACCAACCGCACCTGCGGCCACATCGTGAACGTCGGCAAGGCCAAGCGCGACAAGGTGCTGGTGCCCAGGAAGGACTGGCTCGCCAAGCTCAAGGCGATCAAGGCGGCGGCCGAGGTCACTGGCGTCGACGTCGTCATTATCGCGCGCACCGACTCGATCGATGGCGCGCTTCCCGGCCAATCGTCGGGTGGCGTCAAAATGGCGGTCGAAGACGCGTGGGAGGCGGCCGAGCTCGGCGTTGACGTGATCTGGCCGGAGTTCAACAACGCCGACATCGACCAACCCGCCGAATTTTCCGAAGGGGTGCGCAAGCACTACCCCAAACAGATGCTGGGCTTCAATCTGTCGCCGTCGCTCTACTTCGGCCGCGCGAAAAAGGCCGGCAAGCTCATCACCAATCAGCAGCTCGCTGATCTGGGGTTCATCCTGCAGTTCTCGACGCTCTTCAACTTCCGTACGGCGGGCATGGCGCTCGAGAAGGGCCTGCGCAAGTTTCTCCACTCCGGGATAGACGCCCTCGCCGACCTCCAGATCGAGGAAGACGAGATGTCGCCGCCGCCCATCACCAAGATGCACCAGAAGTTTGCCGGGATGAATCGCTGGCTCATCCTGGAACAGGTGCTGAGCGGGAAAGAGTAGCCGTAACGCCGAGGTGCTGCGTGCCACGAGCGGGGGCTTCGGCGTTTGCCGGGGCCCCAGTTCATTGTGGGGCGTTGCCGGTGTACCATCCATGCCTGCCATGCCACTCGACCCCGGGAGCATCGTCGGATGACGCGAGGGATCATCCTGGCCGGAGGTGCGGGCACCCGCCTGCTGCCGGCTACGCGCGTGCTGAGCAAGCAGTTGATCCCGATCTACGACAAGCCGATGATCTACTACCCGCTCACGACGCTGATGCTCGCCGGCATCCGCGACATCCTGCTCATCAGCACGCCGGAGGACCTGCCCCGCTTCGGGGCACTCCTTGGAGACGGCGCGGCGCTCGGCCTCTCGATCCGCTATGCCGAGCAGCCCCGGCCGGAGGGACTCGCGCAGGCGTTCCTCATCGGCGCGGATTTTATCGCCGGCGACCCCGTGGCGCTCATCCTGGGGGACAATCTCTTCTTCGGGCAGGGGATGTCGCAGCAGCTGCAACGGGTGGCGGCGCGCACGTCGGGCGCCACCGTGTTCGCCTACCGCGTGCGCGACCCCGAGCGCTACGGCGTGGTGAGCTTCGACGTGGCCGGACGCGCGGTGAGCATCGAGGAAAAGCCGGCGCAGCCGCGCTCGTCGTACGCCGTCGTGGGCCTCTACTTCTATGATCGCGACGTGGTGCCGCTCGCGCGCGGGCTCCGGCCCTCGTCCCGCGGCGAGCTCGAGATCACCGATCTCAACCGGCTCTACCTCGAGCGCGGCGCACTGAACGTGGAGCTGCTGGGCCGCGGCGTCGCCTGGCTCGACACCGGCACGCACGAGGCGCTGCTGGCGGCGTCGCACTTCGTGAGCGTAGTGGAGGAGCGGCAGGGTTTGAAGATCGGCGCGCCCGAGGAGGCCGCCTATCGGATGGGCTTCATCGATGCGGCCGGTCTGGAGCGTGCCGCCCAGCCGCTCGCGAAGACGCCGTACGGCCAGTACCTGCTCTCGCTCCTGCGCGAGCCCGAGGCGCGCCTGGCGGCCCGATGATCGTCGAGGTGACCGCGCTCCCCGGCGTGCTGCTGCTCGTTCCGCGGGTCTTCGGCGACCCGCGCGGGTACTTTCTCGAATCGTTCAATCGCCGCGTGTTCCAGGAGGCGGGCCTGCCGGTCGAGTTCGTGCAGGACAACCACAGCCGCTCGCGCGCGGGCGTGTTACGCGGGTTGCATTACCAGCTCCCCCACCCGCAGGGCAAGCTGGTCCGCGTCGCGCGCGGGCGCGTCTTCGACGTGGCCGCCGATATCCGGGTAGGCTCGCCGACGTTCGGGCGCTGGGTGGGCGTCGAGCTGAGCGACGAGAACGCGCGGATGCTCTGGGTTCCACCCGGATTCGCGCACGGCTTCTGCGCCCTCTCCGACCCGGCCGACGTGGCGTACAAGTGCACCGAGCTGTATCACCCGGAGGGTGAGCGCGGCGTGCGCTGGGACGACCCGGACCTCGCCATCGAGTGGCCGGTCCACGATCCGCTCCTCTCGCCCAAGGACGCCGCCTACTTGCCGCTCGGCGCCGCGCGCGACGATCTTCCGCGATACGCGGAGCGACACGGCGAGTGATGGCGCGGCGGCACCCGGACGGCACGTGATGCGGATGCTGGTGACCGGCGCGGGCGGCATGCTGGGTCGCGCCGTCTCCGAACGCGCGACGGACAGGGGCTGGAAGGTCGTCGCGCATCCGCGCGCGGCGCTCGACGTGGGCGACCGTGGCGCCGTGCGCCGCGCCGTCGCCGACGCGCGGCCCGACGTGGTGGTGAACGCCGCGGGGTACACTCGAGTCGATGCCGCCGAGTCCGACCCTGCGACCGCGTGGCGAGCC containing:
- a CDS encoding Wzz/FepE/Etk N-terminal domain-containing protein; translation: MPESDLITGKAPPPPERAPGPKRDARPEPERAPRAAGPEGEIRLQDALRVLGAEWRQILLVAAASAAIALVILLLLPRDFTAKTIIMPQQAEGSFGGLGNIAGLAAQFGVALPAEAQSDSPELYASLLRARSVLTPVLRDHYQWTDDDERRSGTLTQALDVKGDTPAIREDKALRKLRDHMTVTTDDATGTVEFTVVTGFPALSHAVADRVLRSLTEFNTTRRQSRAKAERAFAESRQQDAKDSLDAAESALATFLAKNRQFEDSPLLGVVHDRLQRRVQLYQQLYQSLTQSYEQARVDEVRDTPVFTVLDPPIVPPRPDPRWLLLKVPAVALVAAMIAGLVVLAKSGLGSA
- a CDS encoding glycosyltransferase family 2 protein; this encodes MSGAGTPDERAAPALSASVVVYRPSSDELRTTLRTFRREAERAVAAREVASVQLVVVDNGSPAVALDTLLAEELRAAPWFAWTLLRGHGNVGYGRGHNIAAQRGLGRYHLVLNPDVELVEGALAAGLRFLRENPDVVLAAPCAVSPHGVPLHLCKRYPSVLVLALRGFAPRCVRARWDARLGQYEMRHLFAAATPVRADFLASGCFLLVRSDAFIAAGGFSPRFFLYFEDSDLSLRMRQHGALAYLPAMRIVHHGGNAARKGWWHVCLFTRSAVTFFRAHGWRLA
- a CDS encoding O-antigen ligase family protein, which produces MTAETATAPAVRAHGAATRAQPLRRVLWFFPAAFVVETILGGPAGLRAAPSRYILFFATVLSLTLLALRRGRVRPRVLRALLAVLGFLAFNLAWATAIPTVHGEDLFTALAEIRAILVLVPVVFFIAATDAGDAPVRTMQRIVIGGATVLATLQVVIWAAGTLAPAAQLVIRFGLGWLYRYQSMYIGHMPDGFYRVFWICTLWEMVALFWLPSLRGEVRARGLRALILSAGLLVSYSRGLWLATGLGGITFLVLRTRLAGTIPAPARLVRRVVVGAAGITALAAAAGWDQVSIRLTSAFNSQDVSVSERLRQLPYLLDLWDKSPIFGNGYGAYAVQHVRDVHAPFSYEYTPAALLAKLGLIGSLVFWSFFIALMATAVALAGRRQPLDTAVFAGALVAVLASSLTNPLMINFVGMTIIGCLVIQWASLVAGPPPARGADG
- a CDS encoding glycosyltransferase family 2 protein, translating into MNLILLSTYNGAAFLRPQLDSLVAQTEPDWVLLVRDDGSRDGTPSLLAEAAAADSRVRVVTDHVPGNVGPAGSFGVLLERGVALGGRRFLLADQDDVWHRDKVARQLAALAGAERELGSETPILVHSDLRVVDAELRPRHPSFLRYQGLRQPSADPLRTLLAQNFVTACAAAFNRPLALLAAPFPESAVMHDWWIALCAAAAGELRFEPDALVDYRQHGRNTVGAPGQWGLAVRAASDAVNWWSARLAIFRGGIRQAAALEARLTERGSGRADARALVREYARAFDGPRGRLRRLATVAGLGVRPEGMSRRALFWWRVALA
- a CDS encoding glycosyltransferase — protein: MMQPNGKAVVLAPFWRLPSHVAVYRVERFVRWLQGEGVDVVLVRASSRDFVEQTPWGTEISMRDPVSLYREPGGPPLPAWRRRPNRLRRLAAMAVLTPDPLILWARRAARHPTVLEHAAGARWVIASSPPESVHVGAAALAARVGAKLVVDLRDGWLDEPLRSLVQTSRFHRWRERRLERRIISQAHRIFVTSEGWRQQLAQRYPGAVGKVGLLTNGYPPDGPGAVPGESAAHADERNTLELCYAGQFTQSRSTQHPRLLLEPLWLAARKGGRAACIDLVGHLSGEDVTEIAAWSPRFEEAGWSVRTHAPVPRAAILARLRRASGLLLLSASESAVPSKLFEYIPAGRPILAAASPTGALWRLCRQIPQVFLTDYLRPEHSSPVLSAFLAACAEREPAYGLPEQFTERYLRRRFLRDLELAPDDV
- a CDS encoding glycosyltransferase family 4 protein, which codes for MAWVVCPEFGAASEVWLYRQATGMRRHRVRVITWNERDAEQFPAGPCEVTQVPTPFAPPGGRWRRRVRGALSLALGRPGSTRGEMAWFRAAIGQRRPSVILAQYGPTGIRIAPAAAAERIPLVVHFHGVDLSAMLRSAHYRRSLRVAIPRVTRFVVVAEYMRDALTRLGAERDRIERIPYGVPLEEFPAMARGRSPCRFLMVGRLTEKKRPDLSLRAFELVARADADAHLTIIGGGELFASVRELAAQGGLANRVTMLGSEPPQRVREAMEAADVFVQHSMVASNGDMEGWPVAIAEAAASGLPIVATRHASIPEQVAHESSGLLCDEGDWQAMGAHMLRLAADPALRCRMGQAARERIAAFDLAGQIERLERLLCDAAADSPGA
- a CDS encoding class I SAM-dependent methyltransferase; the encoded protein is MPMLSAAAWTPTKYVIRDDRLRAAADPRIVSIGSRLMVDAIAARYTAAIPLHCRGDVLDLGCGRAPLYGLYRHFAGTITCVDWADSEHDVRHADVLCDLNEPIPFPDASFDTIIFSDVMEHLYRPQQALEEIRRVLRPEGTLLMNLPFMYPIHEQPHDYYRYTRFALERMLGDASLEAVALESIGGAPEVLVDLVSKLFLRMRIAGPSLAGSAQAVAGWWVRTKPGRWMSTSTAAQFPFGYFLIARPR